The following proteins come from a genomic window of Coffea arabica cultivar ET-39 chromosome 11c, Coffea Arabica ET-39 HiFi, whole genome shotgun sequence:
- the LOC113716765 gene encoding uncharacterized protein — translation MALIIPTQIQLKPPNPLQNQILHPRVGFVTVRTKKTNCFSSDNVNHYRFKLRIGYKDSIFRTRVSDDSGAIPFQPSSSADVDARGRSSSGSSDGYVALFVRMLGLDNDPLDREQAVVALWKYSLGGKKCIDNVMQFHGAVNLTVNLLKSDSDSACEAAAGILRTISSINVYRNTVAESGAVEEITSMLRRISLSSNVKEQGLCTLWNLSVDENIRVKIANSELLPLLIKFLEDEDVQVKEAAGGVLSNLALSNSNHKIMVEAGVIPKLANLLKSNEEGYKVIRKEARNALLEFAKDDYYRILLLDEGLVLVPLIGAAAYKSFKPALYSWPSLPDGTKLEQGSTAPSRYGASELLIGLNIEDQKLDEAKKNAIVGRTQQQFLARIGAIEMEDENKSDSKSSSSWRFTLLPWVDGVARLVLILGLDDESAIARAADSIADSSVNEHIRLSFKEAGAINHLSQLLNHPNETVRLPVIRALERLSISNDVCQIIEREGVVYPLINSLMQFETSGSSTEMILNILNRILDPDKEMKSKFYDGPVNASKKGWNATRNSQSPGYLNEMAESKSTSSVQTMYVRDFVNSAFLARIIEILKTSSPNLQKKAASILEFVIVDDACVEMVISVDVASGLVCVFQQRLSDIEADTDVQRPELLALQVEEAGQAISAASRLFTRLLDSEHFRSTTDTQHFMHLLRKILISEIPICYKDWVASCLVKLSSFSGPNLDFENPVNMEVTLYETIPRLIEQIKTSSSPELQEAAVIELNRIISEGVVDSTRAVAAQGGIFPLVKLIEEGSNRAMEAGLSILYNLSMDSENHAAIISAGAVPILRRIVLSQKPQWTRALHLLRTLPT, via the exons ATGGCGCTGATAATCCCAACCCAAATACAACTCAAGCCCCCCAATCCGCTGCAAAATCAAATCTTGCATCCTCGAGTGGGATTTGTTACAGTTAGAACCAAGAAAACCAACTGTTTTAGCAGTGATAATGTTAATCATTACAGATTTAAGCTCAGAATAGGCTATAAAGATTCAATTTTTAGAACAAGGGTCTCTGATGATAGTGGTGCCATCCCATTTCAGCCTTCATCTTCTGCT GATGTTGATGCACGAGGGAGGAGCTCATCTGGGAGCAGTGATGGTTATGTGGCATTATTTGTACGGATGCTTGGATTGGATAACGATCCTCTTGATAGAGAACAAGCTGTAGTTGCACTCTGGAAGTACTCACTTGGAGGGAAAAAATGCATAGATAATGTCATGCAATTCCATGGTGCTGTAAATCTTACTGTTAACCTTCTCAAGTCTGATTCTGATTCTGCATGTGAAGCTGCTGCTGGAATCTTGAGGACGATTTCCTCCATTAATGTTTACAGAAACACTGTGGCCGAAAGTGGGGCAGTAGAGGAGATAACTAGCATGCTTAGACGAATTTCCTTGTCTTCAAAT GTGAAGGAGCAAGGCTTATGTACATTGTGGAACTTGTCTGTAGATGAGAATATCCGAGTGAAAATTGCGAACTCAGAGCTCCTGCCTTTACTTATTAAGTTCTTGGAGGATGAGGACGTACAAGTGAAGGAGGCAGCTGGAGGTGTCCTGTCTAATTTAGCACTTAGCAATTCTAACCACAAGATCATGGTTGAAGCAGGTGTTATTCCAAAATTG GCAAATCTCTTGAAGAGTAATGAGGAAGGGTACAAGGTCATTAGAAAAGAGGCGAGAAATGCATTATTGGAATTTGCTAAAGATGATTACTATAGGATTCTATTATTAGATGAAGGTCTTGTTTTGGTTCCTTTGATTGGTGCAGCTGCCTACAAGTCTTTTAAACCAGCTTTGTATTCATGGCCATCTTTACCTGATGGCACAAAGCTTGAGCAAGGTTCAACAGCTCCTTCAAGATATGGTGCTTCAGAACTGCTAATTGGGTTGAATATTGAAGACCAGAAACTAGATGAGGCAAAAAAGAATGCCATAGTTGGACGAACACAACAACAGTTCCTCGCTCGTATAGGAGCCATAGAAATGGAAGATGAGAACAAATCAGACTCTAAATCATCCTCAAGTTGGAGGTTCACACTTTTGCCATGGGTTGATGGTGTTGCTCGACTAGTTTTGATTCTTGGACTTGATGATGAGTCTGCTATTGCCAGAGCTGCAGATTCCATTGCTGATTCATCTGTCAATGAACATATACGCTTGTCATTCAAGGAAGCTGGAGCAATTAATCATCTTAGTCAATTACTTAATCATCCAAATGAAACTGTTAGGTTGCCCGTTATTCGAGCTTTGGAGAGACTGTCAATCAG CAATGATGTTTGCCAGATAATTGAAAGGGAAGGTGTTGTTTATCCTTTGATTAATTCACTGATGCAATTTGAGACATCTGGAAGCTCAACAGAGATG ATTTTAAACATTCTTAATCGGATTCTGGACCCTGATAAAGAGATGAAGTCAAAG ttttatgatggaCCAGTTAATGCTTCAAAGAAGGGATGGAATGCTACAAGAAATTCTCAGTCACCTGGGTATCTGAATGAGATGGCTGAGTCAAAGTCAACATCCAG TGTGCAAACCATGTATGTCAGAGACTTCGTAAATTCTGCCTTCTTAGCTCGCATCATTGAGATTTTGAAGACATCATCCCCCAATTTGCAAAAGAAAGCTGCTTCCATCCTTGAGTTTGTCATAGTTGATGATGCATGTGTGGAAATGGTCATCTCAGTTGATGTAGCATCTGGCTTAGTTTGTGTTTTCCAACAACGTTTAAGCG ATATAGAAGCTGACACAGATGTACAGAGACCAGAATTATTGGCCCTGCAAGTTGAAGAAGCTGGTCAAGCAATATCAGCAGCATCCCGCTTATTTACAAGATTGCTTGATTCTGAGCACTTCCGCAGCACTACAGACACACAgcatttcatgcatttactTCGTAAAATTCTGATATCTGAGATTCCTATTTGCTACAAGGATTGGGTTGCTTCTTGTCTTGTTAAACTGAGTTCTTTCTCTGGTCCAAACCTGGACTTTGAGAATCCAGTAAATATGGAGGTAACTCTTTATGAAACAATCCCAAGGTTGATAGAGCAGATAAAAACCTCATCTTCACCAGAACTCCAAGAGGCTGCAGTTATTGAACTTAACAGAATAATTTCTGAAGGGGTGGTTGATTCTACCAGAGCAGTCGCTGCACAGGGTGGCATTTTTCCATTGGTCAAGTTGATTGAAGAGGGTAGCAACCGAGCGATGGAAGCTGGTTTATCAATACTATACAATTTGAGCATGGATAGTGAGAACCATGCAGCAATTATATCAGCAGGAGCTGTTCCTATTTTGAGGAGAATTGTGCTTTCGCAGAAGCCACAGTGGACAAGAGCTCTTCATTTGCTCAGGACTCTACCCACCTGA
- the LOC113716317 gene encoding NAD(P)H-quinone oxidoreductase subunit L, chloroplastic-like — protein sequence MSSSLGFQFTKALPPRLPSQSKSPPLLIVCKRKIPPPSKLKAQRSLSTEPIKNIGTAIPSLAIQVGAFFATVAEPALAVTGVNDEEDLITILIQLGICAFIYFIVFPPIIMNWLRIRWYKRGFIEMYFQFMFVFIFFPGLLLWAPFLNFRKFPRDPSMKYPWSTPENPSQIKGASRKYPWATPEDYE from the exons ATGAGCAGTTCATTGGGCTTCCAATTCACCAAGGCCTTGCCTCCCCGCCTCCCATCTCAATCCAAAAGCCCGCCACTTTTGATTGTCTGCAAACGTAAAATTCCTCCACCTTCAAAGCTGAAG GCACAAAGAAGTCTCAGCACAGAGCCCATCAAGAATATTGGAACTGCAATTCCCAGTTTGGCAATTCAAGTTGGGGCATTTTTTGCCACT GTAGCAGAGCCTGCTTTAGCAGTAACAGGAGTGAATGATGAAGAAGATTTGATAACCATCTTAATTCAGTTGGGGATATGTGCTTTTATATACTTTATTGTCTTTCCA CCAATCATTATGAACTGGCTTAGGATCAGATGGTACAAAAGGGGCTTCATCGAGATGTACTTTCAGTTCATGTTTGTATTCATATTCTTCCCAGG GTTACTACTATGGGCACCCTTCTTGAACTTCAGAAAATTCCCAAGAGATCCATCCATGAAGTACCCTTGGTCTACCCCAGAAAACCCCTCCCAAATCAAGGGTGCTTCTCGCAAGTATCCTTGGGCTACACCTGAAGATTATGAATAA
- the LOC113716316 gene encoding uncharacterized protein: protein MEAKSNPTNELDQGQKNNGGWQQVTYAKKKQQKNKKNQATKKPSSDPTKNIIDNSTRNVFESLEKHAAERRKNVEARKKADIYDDDGKFLANSSNHRSENGGSGKSRKNGAMEEKEKKKKKKEKKETKKTNMTIAEAAMKIDGDDLSSFLADVSASYASQEEIQLTRFADYFGRAFSAVSAAQFPWLELFKESSLDAIADIPVCHIKEVVYRTSVDWINQLSNESLESFMLWSLDCILADLTMQKAGSKGPKKGVQASSSKSQVATFVVASMILRRKPDIMINLLPILRANSKYHGQNKLPLYIWMIIQASQGDLTVGLYLWAHYVLPILGAGSKSSSNPQTRDLVLQLAERILSRPNAYKILVNGAVRKGERLIPPLALDLLLHVTFPASSTPIKATDRFEAIYPTLVYVALAGTPRSKSMKQLALQVQDFAMKATQEGNPKLSQEATKLLLWCLTQNTECYKEWEKIYANNLETSVAILQKLNQRWPELASKLASADDLRDTLKSFRQKNEKALRGGMDPARQALLKEADQKCKVILKKMFIEQNRWMIIKLLAFFPILLAFAATFGYKEYLRRF, encoded by the exons atgGAAGCGAAATCCAATCCCACAAATGAATTGGATCAAGGCCAAAAGAATAATGGAGGGTGGCAACAAGTGACATATGCTAagaaaaagcaacaaaaaaataagaaaaaccaAGCAACGAAAAAACCATCATCTGATCCCACCAAAAATATTATTGATAATAGTACTAGAAATGTGTTCGAGTCTTTGGAGAAGCATGCTGCTGAGAGGAGGAAAAATGTTGAGGCTCGAAAAAAGGCTGACATTTATGACGACGATGGAAAGTTTTTGGCAAATTCGTCAAATCATCGATCAGAAAATGGTGGCAGTGGAAAGAGTAGGAAGAATGGAGCTATggaggaaaaagagaagaagaagaagaagaaggagaaaaaggagACAAAGAAGACTAATATGACTATTGCTGAAGCTGCTATGAAGATTGATGGTGATGATCTCTCTTCTTTCCTTGCTGATGTCTCG GCATCGTATGCATCACAAGAGGAGATTCAACTAACGAGATTTGCAGATTATTTTGGACGAGCATTTTCAGCTGTGAGTGCAGCACAGTTTCCATGGTTGGAGTTGTTCAAAGAGTCATCCCTTGATGCAATTGCCGAT ATCCCCGTTTGTCATATAAAAGAAGTTGTCTATAGGACTTCGGTTGACTGGATTAATCAACTTTCCAATGAATCACTCGAGTCCTTTATGCTATGGTCATTGGACTGCATTCTTGCTGATTTAACAATGCAGAAAGCTGGATCTAAGGGCCCCAAAAAAGGAGTTCAAgcttcatcatcaaaatctcaG GTCGCTACATTTGTCGTAGCATCTATGATATTGCGACGAAAACCTGACATTATGATTAATCTATTGCCAATTTTGAGGGCTAATTCGAAATATCACGGCCAAAATAAGCTTCCACTCTACATATGGATGATAATTCAG GCCTCTCAGGGAGATTTAACAGTAGGATTATATCTATGGGCACATTATGTCTTGCCTATATTGGGAGCAGGCAGCAAGTCAAGTTCAAATCCACAGACAAGGGATCTGGTTTTACAATTAGCAGAAAG AATTCTTTCTAGACCTAATGCGTATAAAATCTTGGTAAACGGTGCTGTAAGAAAAGGAGAGCGTTTAATACCACCTTTGGCACTAGACCTTTTGCTACATGTGACATTTCCTGCATCATCTACCCCAATCAAG GCAACTGATAGATTTGAGGCAATATATCCCACCCTCGTTTATGTTGCTCTTGCTGGTACTCCTAGAAGTAAATCGATGAAACAACTCGCCCTACAAGTTCAGGATTTTGCAATGAAAGCAACTCAGGAAG GAAACCCAAAATTATCCCAAGAAGCCACCAAGTTGTTACTCTGGTGTTTGACTCAGAATACCGAATGCTACAAGGAATGG GAAAAGATCTATGCAAATAACCTGGAAACAAGTGTGGCTATCCTCCAAAAGCTTAACCAAAGATGGCCAGAGCTAGCTTCAAAGCTGGCTTCTGCCGATGATTTACGCGACACTCTCAAGAGTTTTAGGCAAAAG AATGAGAAAGCACTAAGGGGTGGAATGGATCCTGCTCGTCAAGCCCTTTTGAAGGAGGCAGACCAGAAGTGCAAGGTTATACTGAAGAAGATGTTTATTGAGCAGAATCGTTGGATGATTATTAAACTCTTGGCCTTCTTTCCAATCCTTCTAGCCTTTGCTGCTACCTTTGGATATAAGGAATACTTGAGGAGATTTTGA